A genomic window from Denticeps clupeoides chromosome 11, fDenClu1.1, whole genome shotgun sequence includes:
- the prrt1b gene encoding proline rich transmembrane protein 1B: MPMDPASQPDNHELAGESGRRLQEPEDVPRHMIAAEHNPRPVYCTESIQTACPIYDTASILTGGPLNDTDSIQTAHQAYDTDSNQTAHLTYDTASNQTINPSSDTDSNHTIHPGRGGGPCQADDDTPTTSGSGDQPHASDDPPPYSPPDPKMTYFMYPPQPPHYSGQSVIACQPPPTPSGFYQPQFMPSPSYSPYAIYMNSPPLGEEQPPVPKDYLVESLLVTIFCCLMSGLIAVMYSYETRAALSRGDIREAERASQKARFLVMFSLMFGVFVCMGWIIYAVIALCV; encoded by the exons ATGCCCATGGATCCAG CCAGTCAACCAGACAACCATGAGCTCGCTGGAGAAAGTGGGCGCAGACTTCAAGAACCGGAAGATGTTCCTAGGCACATGATCGCAGCGGAACACAATCCTCGCCCAGTTTACTGTACAGAAAGTATCCAGACCGCCTGCCCTATATACGACACGGCCAGTATCCTGACTGGGGGCCCTCTGAACGACACGGACAGCATCCAGACGGCGCATCAGGCCTATGACACAGACAGCAATCAAACAGCCCACCTCACGTATGACACGGCCAGCAACCAGACAATCAACCCCTCTTCTGACACAGACAGCAACCACACCATACACCCAGGCCGGGGCGGAGGCCCGTGCCAGGCGGACGATGACACGCCAACCACCAGCGGATCCGGGGACCAGCCCCACGCCTCGGATGACCCCCCCCCATACAGCCCACCGGACCCTAAGATGACATACTTCATGTACCCACCCCAGCCACCACACTACTCCGGACAGTCGGTCATCGCCTGCCAGCCGCCGCCCACTCCATCTGGGTTCTACCAGCCCCAGTTCATGCCCTCACCCAGTTACTCACCCTATGCCATA TACATGAACAGTCCTCCTCTGGGGGAGGAACAGCCTCCAGTTCCAAAAGACTACCTGGTGGAGTCTCTGCTGGTAACCATCTTCTGCTGCTTGATGAGTGGTCTTATTGCCGTGATGTATTCTTATGAG ACGCGAGCGGCGCTGTCCCGAGGAGACATCAGAGAGGCGGAGAGGGCATCACAGAAGGCCCGTTTCCTGGTGATGTTCAGTCTgatgtttggtgtgtttgtgtgtatgggaTGGATCATATATGCAGTGATTGCTCTCTGTGTGTAG